One Manihot esculenta cultivar AM560-2 chromosome 18, M.esculenta_v8, whole genome shotgun sequence genomic window carries:
- the LOC110606529 gene encoding uncharacterized protein LOC110606529, translated as MFFFFVGGVEQQVRQVLKSGVGRCINCGSMADLVEYDKVLKLFFVPVWKWPAKDPAVYCNNCSLMFPRSFSLPPPNTGPPAIPESLRCRFCDRVAEPEFRFCPFCGSSL; from the coding sequence ATGTTCTTCTTCTTCGTTGGGGGAGTGGAGCAGCAGGTGCGCCAGGTCCTCAAATCAGGTGTCGGCAGGTGCATTAACTGCGGCTCCATGGCTGATCTAGTGGAATACGACAAGGTTCTCAAGCTCTTCTTTGTTCCTGTGTGGAAATGGCCAGCCAAAGACCCCGCTGTGTATTGTAACAACTGCAGTCTCATGTTCCCTCGATCCTTTTCTCTCCCACCTCCAAATACTGGTCCACCAGCCATTCCGGAGAGCTTGCGGTGCCGCTTTTGTGACCGGGTTGCGGAGCCCGAGTTCAGGTTCTGTCCTTTTTGCGGGTCTTCTCTGTAA
- the LOC110606314 gene encoding defensin-like protein, with product MKHPMRLFPAVFLLLLLLVATEMGPMMAEGRKCESQSHKFKGICLSDTNCASVCKTEGFTGGDCKGARRRCFCTRQC from the exons ATGAAGCATCCTATGCGTCTCTTCCCAGCTGTTttcctgctgctgctgctgcttgtGGCCACTG AGATGGGGCCAATGATGGCGGAGGGAAGAAAATGCGAATCGCAGAGCCACAAATTCAAGGGAATATGCTTGAGTGATACTAACTGCGCTTCAGTTTGCAAAACGGAAGGCTTCACCGGTGGAGATTGCAAAGGTGCACGTCGTCGCTGCTTCTGCACTAGGCAATGTTAG
- the LOC110606313 gene encoding defensin Ec-AMP-D2, whose protein sequence is MMKAPMRLFSSVFLLLLLLVATEMGPVMVAEARKCESQSHRFKGMCTRHSNCAAICQTEGFHAGHCRGLRRRCFCTKHC, encoded by the exons ATGATGAAGGCTCCAATGCGCCTATTCTCCTCAGTTTTCCTCCTCCTCTTGCTGCTTGTGGCCACTG AGATGGGGCCAGTAATGGTGGCTGAGGCAAGGAAATGCGAGTCACAGAGCCATCGATTTAAGGGTATGTGCACGAGGCACAGCAACTGCGCTGCCATCTGCCAAACTGAAGGCTTCCATGCAGGACACTGCCGAGGGCTACGCCGTCGCTGCTTCTGTACTAAGCATTGTTAG